A genomic window from Streptomyces sp. NBC_00234 includes:
- a CDS encoding GNAT family N-acetyltransferase: MIFRNATREDLPAVVALLSDEDSVVDPLSVDVDEAYTRAFEAVEADARNEIVVMDDGDGTVLACLQLTYIPGLGRKGQERALIEAVRVRADRRGAGLGRALLTAAIGRARERGCTLVQLTSNKRREEAHRFYGSLGFARSHDGFKLAL; encoded by the coding sequence ATGATCTTCCGCAACGCCACCCGCGAGGACCTGCCCGCCGTCGTCGCCCTCCTGTCGGACGAGGACTCCGTCGTCGATCCCCTGAGCGTGGACGTCGACGAGGCGTACACGCGGGCGTTCGAGGCGGTGGAAGCGGACGCCCGGAACGAGATCGTCGTCATGGACGACGGAGACGGCACGGTCCTCGCCTGTCTCCAGCTGACCTACATACCGGGCCTGGGACGCAAGGGTCAGGAGCGTGCGCTCATCGAGGCGGTGCGGGTGCGTGCGGACCGGCGCGGCGCCGGACTCGGCCGCGCGCTGCTGACGGCGGCCATCGGGCGGGCGCGTGAGCGCGGGTGCACCTTGGTACAACTCACCAGCAACAAGCGGCGCGAGGAGGCTCACCGGTTCTACGGCTCGCTGGGCTTCGCACGCAGCCACGACGGGTTCAAGCTGGCGCTGTAG
- a CDS encoding APC family permease has product MTDTLSAPQALAPATGPTPQKLKRSIGVVGGTLLTLSCVTPASTLFVVVPDLFSSLGTFTALTIAIGSLLCIGVAFCYSELGTLIPSAGGEYAMVSTMAGRLAGWLVFVLSLLVVMIVPPVIAMGTADYLAPLVHVPAPLAGAGVMLLATLAGLLDLRANAWITGIFLVLEVIAAGVVAVLGFAHSERGPAALAQGSVAAEGGTTSTVTAMMVISGLAIALFITQGFSTAVYLSEELENPRRNVARTVLATLAISTAVILVPVVAITMGAPDLATLTSGDLSGMVAAWSNSAVGTFVSLCVALAIVNAGIVMVIQNSRVLFASARDKAWPEPVNKALSRLGGFGSPWVATLVVGVPGAVLCFVNLDTLYGVTGVSVTGMYLLVAVAALLCRRGAHRETPAWRMPLWPAIPALLVVVLGYILVQQETEYLLWTGGITAVATLYWALYLRPRKDTRWLVSIPEDARV; this is encoded by the coding sequence ATGACCGACACGCTCAGCGCCCCCCAGGCGCTCGCGCCCGCGACCGGACCTACGCCGCAGAAGCTCAAGCGTTCCATCGGCGTCGTGGGCGGGACCCTGCTCACGCTCTCCTGTGTCACGCCCGCCTCGACCCTGTTCGTGGTCGTGCCGGACCTGTTCTCCAGCCTGGGCACCTTCACGGCCCTCACCATCGCCATCGGCTCCCTCCTCTGCATCGGAGTCGCGTTCTGCTACTCGGAGTTGGGCACTCTCATACCGAGTGCGGGCGGTGAGTACGCCATGGTGTCGACGATGGCCGGACGGCTGGCCGGATGGCTCGTCTTCGTCCTGTCGCTGCTGGTCGTCATGATCGTGCCCCCGGTCATCGCCATGGGGACCGCTGACTACCTCGCCCCTCTCGTGCACGTACCCGCGCCCCTCGCGGGTGCCGGGGTCATGCTCCTCGCCACCCTCGCGGGCCTCCTCGACCTGCGCGCCAACGCGTGGATCACCGGGATCTTCCTGGTCCTGGAAGTGATCGCGGCGGGCGTCGTCGCCGTCCTCGGGTTCGCCCATTCCGAGCGCGGCCCGGCCGCACTCGCCCAGGGTTCGGTCGCCGCCGAGGGCGGTACGACCTCCACCGTCACGGCCATGATGGTGATCTCCGGCCTCGCGATCGCACTCTTCATCACGCAGGGCTTCTCGACGGCTGTCTACCTCTCGGAGGAACTGGAGAACCCCCGCCGCAACGTGGCCCGCACCGTACTCGCCACGCTCGCCATCTCGACGGCCGTCATCCTCGTTCCGGTCGTCGCCATCACCATGGGCGCCCCCGACCTCGCCACCCTGACCTCGGGCGATCTCAGCGGCATGGTCGCCGCCTGGTCCAATTCGGCGGTCGGCACGTTCGTGAGCCTCTGCGTCGCCCTCGCGATCGTCAACGCGGGCATCGTCATGGTCATCCAGAACTCCCGGGTCCTGTTCGCGTCGGCCCGGGACAAGGCGTGGCCGGAGCCGGTCAACAAGGCCCTGTCCCGGCTCGGCGGATTCGGTTCGCCGTGGGTGGCGACGCTGGTCGTCGGCGTTCCCGGCGCCGTCCTGTGCTTCGTCAACCTCGATACGCTGTACGGCGTCACCGGCGTCTCGGTCACCGGCATGTACCTGCTCGTCGCCGTCGCCGCACTCCTCTGCCGACGCGGTGCGCACCGGGAGACGCCGGCCTGGCGGATGCCGCTGTGGCCCGCGATTCCCGCACTGCTCGTCGTCGTGCTCGGCTACATCCTCGTGCAGCAGGAGACCGAGTACCTGCTGTGGACCGGTGGGATCACCGCGGTCGCCACGCTGTACTGGGCGCTCTACCTGCGGCCCCGCAAGGACACCCGCTGGCTGGTCAGCATTCCCGAGGACGCCCGGGTCTGA
- a CDS encoding MOSC domain-containing protein: MRGTVAVVSSNGEYSFTKPNRDRITLLAGLGVEGDIHAGVTVKHRSRVAQDPTQPNLRQVHLIHEELFTELRESGFSVAPGELGENLTTRGLDLLGLPVGTLLCIGEEAVLEVTGLRNPCLQIDNFQDGLLKQVVGRDTAGNIVRKAGIMSVVLEGGVVRPGDTIEVKLPAEPHRPLERV; encoded by the coding sequence ATGCGCGGGACAGTGGCGGTAGTCAGCAGCAACGGCGAGTACTCGTTCACCAAGCCGAACCGGGACCGCATCACCCTGCTGGCCGGACTCGGTGTGGAGGGCGACATCCACGCAGGGGTGACGGTCAAGCACCGCTCACGCGTCGCACAGGACCCCACCCAGCCGAACCTGCGTCAGGTCCACCTCATCCATGAGGAGCTCTTCACCGAGCTCCGTGAGTCCGGCTTCTCCGTCGCCCCCGGCGAGCTGGGCGAGAACCTCACCACCCGCGGCCTCGACCTGCTCGGCCTGCCTGTCGGGACACTGCTGTGCATCGGCGAGGAAGCGGTCCTGGAAGTCACCGGTCTCCGTAACCCCTGTCTGCAGATCGACAACTTCCAGGACGGCCTGCTGAAGCAGGTCGTGGGCCGGGACACCGCGGGCAACATCGTGCGCAAAGCCGGCATCATGAGCGTCGTGCTGGAGGGCGGGGTGGTGCGCCCCGGCGACACCATCGAGGTGAAGCTTCCCGCCGAGCCGCACCGGCCGCTCGAGCGGGTCTGA
- a CDS encoding chloride channel protein, whose amino-acid sequence MTEPPPRPGAPADGKQQPEEADLLRDILRAPGYLKVLVFSALLGVPVSLAAFWVLVGLHELEHFLWADLPHDLGWDTPPWWWPFPLLLVAGVLVGLVATHLPGAGGHVPAAGLHTGGASSVALPGVLLAAAACLPFGAVLGPEAPLIALGGGLALLFRDLARAQATPQSTALLGAAGAAAAIAAIFGNPLVAAVLLIEVAGVGGPQLFAVMLPALLSSGVGALVFTGFGRWTGLETGTLRIELPGPVPRLDAGDVLWGVLIALALAVLLQPVMRAGQWVVSFVAADVLSRTVLCALGAAACAALYALATDRSPAEVALSGQATLTELAADPYAWSVGALLAVLLFKAVAYALCLGSLRGGPVFPALFLGAAAGVLLAPLPGLGLGPAVAAGMAAAAASTLRLPVSSVVLVALLLGSPAMMPVVILAAVVAFVTTELLPTGGDKASGRRAAEAGGAA is encoded by the coding sequence ATGACGGAGCCGCCCCCCCGACCCGGAGCACCCGCCGACGGGAAGCAACAACCGGAAGAGGCGGACCTGCTCCGGGACATCCTCCGGGCCCCCGGCTACCTCAAGGTCCTCGTCTTCTCGGCCCTTCTCGGCGTCCCGGTGTCCCTGGCCGCCTTCTGGGTCCTCGTCGGCCTGCACGAGCTGGAACACTTCCTGTGGGCGGACCTTCCCCACGACCTGGGCTGGGACACACCTCCCTGGTGGTGGCCGTTCCCCCTGCTCCTGGTGGCCGGTGTCCTCGTCGGCCTGGTCGCCACGCACCTCCCGGGCGCGGGTGGCCACGTTCCCGCAGCCGGACTGCACACCGGTGGCGCCTCGTCGGTGGCGCTGCCCGGCGTACTGCTCGCCGCCGCCGCGTGCCTGCCGTTCGGAGCGGTCCTGGGCCCGGAGGCACCGCTGATCGCCCTGGGTGGCGGTCTGGCCCTCCTCTTCCGGGATCTCGCACGGGCCCAGGCCACCCCGCAGAGCACAGCGCTCCTGGGCGCGGCCGGTGCCGCCGCCGCCATCGCGGCGATCTTCGGGAACCCTCTGGTCGCGGCGGTGCTCCTGATCGAGGTGGCGGGGGTGGGAGGGCCCCAGCTCTTCGCGGTCATGCTGCCCGCCCTGCTCTCCAGCGGAGTCGGGGCACTGGTCTTCACCGGCTTCGGCCGCTGGACCGGGCTGGAAACCGGCACCCTCCGCATCGAGCTGCCCGGCCCCGTCCCGCGCCTGGACGCCGGGGACGTGCTCTGGGGGGTGCTCATCGCCCTCGCCCTGGCCGTACTCCTGCAGCCGGTGATGCGGGCGGGCCAGTGGGTGGTGTCCTTCGTCGCGGCCGACGTCCTCTCGCGCACCGTCCTCTGTGCACTGGGGGCCGCCGCCTGCGCCGCTCTCTACGCCCTGGCCACCGACCGCTCACCCGCAGAGGTCGCCCTCTCGGGCCAGGCCACACTGACCGAGCTGGCCGCCGATCCCTACGCCTGGAGCGTGGGGGCGCTGCTCGCCGTCCTGCTGTTCAAAGCGGTCGCGTACGCCCTGTGCCTGGGCAGCCTGCGCGGCGGACCTGTCTTCCCCGCACTGTTCCTGGGAGCCGCCGCAGGCGTACTCCTGGCGCCGCTGCCCGGTCTGGGCCTCGGGCCGGCTGTGGCCGCGGGCATGGCCGCTGCCGCGGCCAGCACGCTTCGGCTGCCGGTCAGCAGCGTGGTCCTCGTGGCGTTGCTGCTCGGAAGCCCCGCCATGATGCCGGTGGTGATCCTCGCGGCCGTGGTCGCCTTCGTGACCACCGAACTGCTGCCGACGGGCGGCGACAAGGCGTCCGGCCGCCGTGCGGCCGAAGCGGGCGGGGCGGCGTGA
- a CDS encoding transcriptional regulator TrmB, whose translation MLDVLGLEPDDERVYRALLGRPSSTAISLSDLLDLSPAHTENALCHLVEWGLVTSSADEQFTAAPPAMALGALISRRQDGLRMAEQALVTFAEEHRAAMTGNSISDLIEVVTGVDAIRHRFLQVQQAARTQVRTFITAPFVAVPPGENSAEPVAIGRGVHFRAVLDRAVLAEPGIIADAIDSMRNGVHLRVADRLPMKLVLADADLGLVPLAVTPAGEPGAVLLHRSGLLDALDALFETVWHTAHPLQLSGTGGESEPTVELGTEGPTDLDRKILALLLAGLTDPTAAAQLGLSPRTLHRRLRHLMDMAGVRTRMQLGGHAVRHGWVEPH comes from the coding sequence ATGCTGGATGTTCTGGGCCTGGAGCCCGATGACGAGCGCGTCTACCGGGCGCTCCTAGGACGGCCGAGTTCCACCGCGATATCGCTGTCGGATCTGCTCGACCTGTCGCCGGCCCACACCGAGAATGCCTTGTGTCATCTGGTCGAGTGGGGACTGGTGACCAGCTCGGCGGACGAACAGTTCACCGCCGCGCCGCCGGCCATGGCCCTCGGCGCTCTCATCAGCCGGCGCCAGGACGGACTGCGCATGGCCGAGCAGGCACTGGTGACCTTCGCCGAGGAACACCGGGCGGCGATGACCGGGAACAGCATCAGCGATCTGATCGAGGTCGTCACGGGCGTCGACGCCATCCGGCATCGCTTCCTCCAGGTGCAGCAGGCAGCCCGCACGCAGGTCCGCACCTTCATCACCGCACCGTTCGTCGCCGTGCCGCCCGGCGAGAACTCGGCCGAACCCGTGGCCATCGGCCGCGGCGTGCACTTCCGTGCGGTGCTGGACCGGGCCGTGCTGGCAGAGCCGGGCATCATCGCCGATGCGATCGACTCCATGCGCAACGGCGTGCACCTGCGGGTCGCCGACCGACTGCCGATGAAACTCGTACTGGCCGACGCCGATCTCGGCCTTGTCCCACTCGCGGTCACACCAGCCGGAGAACCCGGCGCCGTGCTGCTGCACCGCAGCGGCCTGTTGGACGCGCTGGACGCGCTGTTCGAGACCGTATGGCACACCGCCCACCCGCTCCAGCTGTCGGGCACGGGCGGAGAATCCGAACCCACCGTCGAGCTCGGTACGGAGGGCCCGACCGACCTCGACCGAAAGATCCTCGCCCTGCTGCTGGCCGGCCTGACCGACCCGACGGCCGCGGCCCAGCTCGGACTGTCACCGCGCACACTGCACCGGCGCCTGCGCCACCTCATGGACATGGCCGGAGTGCGGACTCGGATGCAGCTCGGGGGTCATGCCGTCCGGCACGGCTGGGTGGAGCCGCACTGA
- a CDS encoding helix-turn-helix transcriptional regulator has product MASSRSDFAALLRAWRDRLSPADAGFTLSDGRRAPGLRREELAQLAGISVDYVLRLEQGRAKNPSAQVVNALARALQLSRAERDQLYRSAGLLPPQDGTVGTHVPAGIQRLAARLGNVPIGVFTADWTLVWWNTTWSALHGDPAVLPTAERNLARALFGNGAAHASMLPAQSERGQDAFEASIVADLKDAVSRYPADARLDRLVRELREISDAFAHHWAARTAAAQHTTDRKTIRHPEIGDILLDCDVLIVPGADLRMVTYTAATGSSDAGKLDLLRVTGGRTATALP; this is encoded by the coding sequence ATGGCCTCCTCCCGCTCCGATTTCGCCGCACTCCTGCGCGCCTGGCGCGACCGGCTGTCCCCGGCCGACGCCGGCTTCACGCTGTCGGACGGCCGCCGTGCCCCGGGACTGCGCCGCGAGGAGCTCGCACAGCTGGCCGGGATCTCCGTCGACTACGTCCTGCGCCTGGAACAGGGACGCGCGAAGAACCCCTCGGCCCAGGTCGTCAACGCCCTCGCCCGCGCCCTTCAGCTCTCCCGCGCCGAGCGCGACCAGCTGTACCGAAGCGCCGGGCTCCTGCCGCCCCAGGACGGGACGGTCGGCACCCACGTGCCCGCGGGGATCCAGCGGCTCGCCGCGCGGCTGGGCAACGTACCGATCGGCGTGTTCACCGCCGACTGGACCCTGGTGTGGTGGAACACCACGTGGAGCGCCCTGCACGGCGACCCCGCCGTCCTCCCGACCGCCGAACGCAACCTTGCCCGCGCACTCTTCGGCAACGGCGCCGCCCACGCCTCGATGCTTCCCGCCCAGTCCGAGCGCGGGCAGGATGCTTTCGAGGCGTCGATCGTCGCCGACCTCAAGGACGCCGTGTCCCGCTATCCCGCGGACGCCCGGCTCGATCGTCTCGTGCGGGAACTGCGAGAAATATCCGACGCCTTCGCTCATCACTGGGCCGCGCGGACGGCCGCCGCCCAGCACACGACGGACCGCAAGACGATCCGGCATCCGGAGATCGGCGACATCCTGCTCGACTGCGACGTCCTCATCGTCCCCGGCGCGGACCTGCGCATGGTCACCTACACGGCAGCGACCGGAAGCAGCGACGCGGGGAAACTGGACCTTCTTCGCGTCACAGGTGGGCGTACCGCCACCGCGCTCCCCTGA
- a CDS encoding SDR family NAD(P)-dependent oxidoreductase, translating into MKHTIVMTGASRGIGRVAAEHILRQSPDLHLLVVARGSSGTQLAAELGADGHTVSHVSADLGSLAGVRSAAGEIRDRLDRADLPPLRGFVGNAGMQYTNALTEGPDGFESTFTVNVLANHLFVRLLQDRFVAPARIVITASDTHFGDFKHNMGMVPGPAWKSPDVLVRTGAFPEPDTAAGGRTAYSTSKLAAIYLVHEYARRLPSGIDAIAYNPGFVPGTGLARNAGPVSRFAMRRIMPVMTLTPFATSRTAAGRYLADVVLGTTRAPTGSYVDRSRADRSSQESYDPRREGELWDAAERFTAA; encoded by the coding sequence ATGAAGCACACCATCGTGATGACGGGCGCGAGCCGGGGGATCGGCCGCGTCGCCGCGGAGCACATCCTGCGCCAGTCGCCGGACCTGCACCTCCTGGTCGTGGCCCGTGGCTCCTCCGGCACGCAGCTCGCCGCGGAGCTCGGCGCGGACGGGCACACGGTCTCGCACGTCTCGGCGGACCTCGGCTCGCTGGCCGGCGTCCGCTCGGCTGCCGGCGAGATCCGCGACCGGCTCGATCGCGCTGACCTGCCGCCGCTGCGCGGCTTCGTGGGCAACGCGGGCATGCAGTACACGAACGCGCTGACCGAGGGACCCGACGGGTTCGAGTCCACCTTCACGGTCAACGTGCTCGCCAACCACCTGTTCGTCCGCCTGCTCCAGGACCGATTCGTGGCTCCCGCCCGGATCGTGATCACTGCCAGCGACACCCACTTCGGCGACTTCAAACACAACATGGGCATGGTGCCCGGCCCAGCATGGAAGTCCCCGGACGTCCTCGTGCGCACGGGCGCCTTCCCCGAGCCGGACACCGCGGCCGGCGGGCGCACCGCGTACTCGACGAGCAAGCTGGCCGCGATCTACCTGGTGCACGAGTACGCGCGCCGCCTGCCGTCCGGGATCGACGCCATCGCCTACAACCCGGGATTCGTCCCCGGCACCGGCCTCGCCCGCAATGCGGGACCCGTCTCAAGGTTCGCGATGCGTCGCATCATGCCGGTGATGACCCTCACCCCGTTCGCCACCAGCCGCACCGCGGCGGGCCGCTACCTGGCCGATGTCGTGCTCGGCACGACCCGGGCGCCGACCGGCTCCTACGTCGACCGCAGCCGTGCAGACCGCTCGTCGCAGGAGTCCTACGACCCGCGGCGCGAAGGCGAACTCTGGGATGCGGCTGAACGGTTCACCGCGGCGTGA
- a CDS encoding S8 family serine peptidase: protein MFSPFQSSAFRRRRWQLISVATAVPLLASGLAVLQAPAQASPSKPTVPAKPSATHKVTLVTGDVVTVSTMADGTQTADVDRPDSAVGGVKIQKIKGDLFVVPDEAAPLLGTAELDRRLFNVTDLIEMGYDDAKSAAVPLIATYDRPKSRSAVEPTAPRGSKLTRKLKGISGAALSAEKKQTRTFWTTVAPQGSPTLGAGVAKLWLDGRVKAGLKESVPLIGAPEAWAAGYDGKGVKVAVLDTGIDANHPDFAGLIDDTASFVPGEGVTDVNGHGTHVAGTIVGSGAASGGDNKGVAPGADLFVGKVLGGVEGYGQDSWIIAGMQWAAETGADVVNMSLGDSYPTDGSDPMSQTVDALSAQYGTLFVIAAGNSGPESISAPGAAASALTVAATDKQDQLASFSSTGPLTYSGAMKPDIAAPGVDITAARSQEMTDGGEGLYRTISGTSMATPHVAGAAAILAQLHPDWTGAQLKEHLMSTAKGLDDGYSPYEVGTGRLDVAAAVRTTVRGTGSLFFGNYTWPHKPEDVAVTKDLTYTNNGSTDITLDLALTNDGGPFALGATTVTVPAGGTAAVPVTGDPQAASAGRHVGYVTATDAATGKPVTRTSVALLKEEERYDLNIKLVGRDGKPASGWVGINLAGDSWPWNVYVEGSTTMRMAPGLYTVAGYLDVAGEKADRSGVAVLVDPETVLKDSSANVVLDASKANLLQTEAPQRTEDRQRKVDFNVHYKGLDPYMDYRSAYVLPPTYDDVYIAPTEPMKQGEFMLITRWRKGEPQLGLSTLGGRLRFEAMVQAGSALGTATDTLAAVYAGNGATSAYEKTNAKGKVVVITRSDEVSPQERTDAAVAAGAKALIVVNDGVGGLMEYVGESAIPVATVHRDAGKALIATAKAGILKLTVKQTEHTPFVYDLTRDYPGQVPDRELVYKPSQRDLARIDARYYSATEGKLSEGYRSDFTLSPSFNMPEIEWHPGTRTEWVTPGQVWREFHAQGVDGPLPWVMVSGDNTYAKGSTSRLDWFAPLTRPAQSESFGVYNSRWQNYMTWNVQAWASASDNMRLGGYLPWGETPSHLQVFQGDKLIHDNPVSGDMQWVEVPAGNLPYRTVLDVERPGDVFRLSTRTHSEWTFMSDTVDSDFFEPFSVLNLNYELESDLHGDVKANTTQRIALKPVSMDLGTVPGKVTTVRLDVSYDDGATWQKVTLAKGSGGSWTGSFRTARKPGGFVSVRASAGTDRGFGVKNEIIRAYGLR, encoded by the coding sequence ATGTTCTCCCCCTTTCAGTCTTCCGCCTTCCGGCGCAGGCGCTGGCAGCTGATCTCGGTTGCCACCGCCGTGCCGCTGTTGGCGTCGGGGCTCGCGGTTCTGCAAGCGCCCGCACAAGCCTCCCCGAGCAAGCCCACCGTTCCCGCCAAGCCCTCGGCGACCCACAAGGTCACCCTGGTCACCGGCGATGTCGTCACCGTCAGCACGATGGCCGACGGCACGCAGACAGCCGACGTCGACCGGCCGGACAGCGCCGTCGGCGGCGTAAAGATCCAGAAGATCAAGGGTGACCTCTTCGTCGTCCCGGACGAGGCGGCGCCGCTCCTGGGCACGGCCGAGCTGGACAGGCGGCTGTTCAACGTCACCGACCTGATCGAGATGGGCTACGACGACGCGAAGTCCGCCGCGGTGCCACTGATCGCAACGTACGACCGGCCGAAGTCCCGCTCGGCCGTCGAGCCGACGGCCCCCCGGGGCAGCAAGCTGACCCGCAAGCTCAAGGGCATCAGCGGTGCTGCACTCAGCGCCGAGAAGAAGCAGACCCGCACCTTCTGGACCACCGTCGCGCCGCAGGGCAGCCCGACGTTGGGCGCGGGTGTGGCGAAGCTGTGGCTCGACGGCCGTGTGAAGGCCGGCCTCAAGGAGAGCGTGCCCCTGATCGGCGCGCCCGAGGCGTGGGCCGCCGGGTACGACGGCAAGGGCGTCAAGGTGGCGGTGCTCGACACCGGCATCGACGCCAACCACCCCGACTTCGCCGGCCTGATCGACGACACGGCCAGCTTCGTGCCCGGTGAGGGCGTCACCGACGTCAACGGGCACGGCACGCATGTGGCCGGCACGATCGTCGGTTCCGGAGCCGCCTCCGGTGGCGACAACAAGGGCGTCGCCCCGGGCGCCGACCTGTTCGTCGGCAAGGTGCTCGGCGGCGTGGAGGGCTACGGCCAGGACTCCTGGATCATCGCCGGCATGCAGTGGGCCGCCGAGACCGGTGCGGACGTCGTCAACATGAGCCTCGGCGACTCCTACCCGACGGACGGCAGCGACCCGATGTCGCAGACGGTCGACGCACTGTCCGCGCAGTACGGCACGCTGTTCGTCATCGCGGCCGGCAACTCGGGCCCGGAGAGCATCTCCGCCCCGGGCGCGGCCGCCTCGGCTCTGACCGTGGCCGCCACGGACAAGCAGGACCAGCTCGCGAGCTTCTCCAGCACCGGCCCGCTGACCTACTCCGGCGCCATGAAGCCGGACATCGCGGCGCCCGGGGTGGACATCACCGCCGCCCGTTCGCAGGAGATGACCGACGGTGGTGAGGGCCTCTACCGCACCATCAGCGGCACCTCGATGGCCACCCCGCACGTGGCAGGCGCCGCGGCGATCCTGGCCCAGCTGCACCCGGACTGGACAGGCGCGCAGCTCAAGGAACACCTGATGAGCACCGCGAAGGGCCTGGACGACGGGTACTCGCCGTACGAGGTCGGCACCGGCCGCCTCGACGTGGCCGCCGCCGTGCGCACCACGGTCCGCGGCACCGGATCGCTCTTCTTCGGCAACTACACCTGGCCGCACAAGCCGGAGGACGTCGCCGTCACGAAGGACCTGACGTACACGAACAACGGTTCCACCGACATCACGCTGGACCTGGCGCTGACCAACGATGGCGGGCCGTTCGCACTGGGAGCCACCACGGTGACCGTCCCCGCGGGCGGAACCGCCGCCGTCCCGGTGACCGGTGACCCGCAAGCCGCCTCGGCGGGCCGGCACGTCGGCTACGTGACAGCCACCGACGCGGCCACCGGGAAGCCCGTGACCCGCACCTCCGTGGCGCTGCTCAAGGAGGAGGAGCGCTACGACCTGAACATCAAGCTGGTCGGCCGTGACGGCAAGCCCGCCAGCGGCTGGGTCGGAATCAACCTGGCCGGCGACTCCTGGCCGTGGAACGTCTACGTCGAAGGCTCGACGACGATGCGCATGGCACCCGGCCTGTACACCGTCGCGGGGTACCTCGACGTGGCAGGCGAGAAGGCGGACCGCTCCGGCGTGGCCGTGCTGGTCGACCCGGAGACCGTGCTCAAGGACAGCTCCGCGAACGTGGTGCTCGACGCGAGCAAGGCAAACCTGCTGCAGACCGAGGCGCCGCAGCGCACCGAGGACCGCCAGCGCAAAGTCGACTTCAACGTCCACTACAAGGGCCTCGACCCGTACATGGACTACCGCAGCGCCTACGTGCTGCCGCCGACGTACGACGACGTCTACATCGCCCCGACTGAGCCCATGAAGCAGGGCGAGTTCATGCTGATCACCCGCTGGCGCAAGGGCGAGCCTCAGCTCGGCCTGAGCACGTTGGGCGGTCGGCTCCGCTTCGAGGCGATGGTGCAGGCGGGCAGCGCCCTGGGCACCGCCACGGACACGCTGGCCGCCGTCTACGCGGGCAACGGCGCGACGTCCGCGTACGAGAAGACGAACGCCAAGGGCAAGGTCGTCGTCATCACGCGCAGCGACGAGGTCTCGCCGCAGGAGCGCACCGACGCCGCGGTCGCGGCCGGCGCGAAGGCGCTGATCGTGGTCAACGACGGTGTCGGCGGCCTGATGGAGTACGTCGGCGAGTCGGCCATCCCCGTCGCCACCGTGCACCGCGACGCGGGCAAGGCCCTCATAGCGACGGCCAAGGCCGGCATCCTCAAGTTGACCGTGAAGCAGACCGAGCACACACCGTTCGTCTACGACCTGACCCGGGACTACCCCGGCCAGGTCCCGGACCGGGAGCTCGTCTACAAGCCGTCCCAGCGGGACCTCGCCCGGATCGACGCCCGCTACTACTCGGCCACGGAGGGCAAGTTGTCGGAGGGCTACCGGTCCGACTTCACCCTCAGCCCGTCGTTCAACATGCCCGAGATCGAGTGGCACCCGGGAACCCGCACCGAATGGGTGACCCCGGGCCAGGTCTGGAGGGAGTTCCACGCGCAAGGTGTCGACGGCCCCCTGCCGTGGGTGATGGTGTCGGGCGACAACACCTATGCCAAGGGCAGCACCAGCCGTCTGGACTGGTTCGCTCCGTTGACCCGCCCCGCTCAGAGCGAGTCCTTCGGTGTGTACAACTCCCGCTGGCAGAACTACATGACCTGGAACGTGCAGGCGTGGGCCTCCGCCAGCGACAACATGCGGCTCGGCGGCTACCTGCCGTGGGGGGAGACTCCGTCCCACCTGCAGGTCTTCCAGGGCGACAAGCTGATCCACGACAACCCGGTCAGCGGGGACATGCAGTGGGTGGAGGTGCCGGCGGGCAACCTTCCCTACCGCACCGTCCTCGACGTGGAGCGTCCCGGTGACGTCTTCCGGCTGTCGACGCGCACCCACTCCGAGTGGACGTTCATGTCCGACACCGTCGACTCGGACTTCTTCGAGCCGTTCTCGGTGCTGAACCTGAACTACGAACTGGAGTCGGACCTGCACGGCGACGTCAAGGCCAACACCACGCAGCGCATCGCGCTCAAGCCGGTGTCGATGGACCTCGGCACCGTGCCGGGCAAGGTCACCACCGTGAGGCTGGACGTCTCGTACGACGACGGCGCCACCTGGCAGAAGGTGACCCTGGCCAAGGGCTCCGGCGGCTCCTGGACGGGTTCGTTCAGGACGGCCAGGAAGCCCGGCGGGTTCGTGTCGGTCCGCGCGAGCGCCGGGACGGACCGCGGCTTCGGCGTCAAGAACGAGATCATCCGGGCGTACGGCCTGCGATGA